From the Chryseobacterium viscerum genome, one window contains:
- a CDS encoding aconitate hydratase: protein MTFDIDMIKKVYERYPERIAAARQTVGKPLTLSEKILYTHLWEGNATQAYERGNSYVDFAPDRVAMQDATAQMALLQFMQAGKTKVAVPSTAHADHLIQAKVGADKDLQEGINKNSEVFNFLSSVCDKYGIGFWKPGAGIIHQVVLENYAFPGGMMIGTDSHTVNAGGLGMVAIGVGGADAVDVMAGMAWELKMPKLIGVKLTGKMSGWTSAKDVILKVAGILTVKGGTGCIVEYFGEGAESLSATGKGTICNMGAEIGATTSTFGYDDSMRRYLSATGRQDVVDAADKIAEHLTGDAEVYANPEQYFDQLIEINLSELTPHLNGPFTPDLATPVAEFRSKAEANGWPLEVEWALIGSCTNSSYEDLSRAASIVEDAVSKGVKPKAILGINPGSEQVKFTAERDGFLDSFRKFENARIFTNACGPCIGQWDREGAEKGEKNSIIHSFNRNFAKRADGNPNTHAFVASPEMVAAVAISGRLDFNPITDTLTNEAGEQVKLDEPKGYELPSKGFAVDDNGYQAPSEDGSSVVVNVSPTSDRLQLLEEFPAWDGKNIEGAKVLIKAFGKCTTDHISMAGPWLKYRGHLDNISNNMLIGAVNAYNMETNKVKNELTGEYGEVPAVQRAYKAAGVPTIVVGDQNYGEGSSREHAAMEPRHLGVKAVLVKSFARIHETNLKKQGMLGITFANEADYDKIQEDDTVNFLDLDQFAPGKQLTLEFVHADGTKDIIMANHTYNDQQIDWFKAGSALNLIKQQEK, encoded by the coding sequence ATGACTTTTGATATTGATATGATCAAAAAGGTGTATGAGCGTTACCCGGAAAGAATTGCTGCGGCAAGACAAACTGTAGGAAAACCTCTTACCCTTTCAGAAAAAATCCTTTACACCCACCTTTGGGAAGGAAATGCTACACAGGCTTATGAAAGAGGAAACTCTTATGTAGACTTTGCACCAGACCGAGTAGCAATGCAGGATGCCACTGCACAGATGGCCCTTTTACAGTTCATGCAGGCAGGAAAAACTAAAGTAGCTGTTCCTTCCACTGCCCATGCTGATCACTTGATCCAGGCGAAAGTAGGTGCTGACAAAGACTTACAGGAAGGGATCAACAAAAATTCTGAGGTATTCAACTTCCTTAGTTCTGTATGTGATAAATACGGAATCGGATTCTGGAAACCGGGAGCAGGTATCATTCACCAGGTTGTACTGGAAAATTATGCCTTCCCTGGAGGAATGATGATCGGTACCGACTCTCACACGGTAAATGCAGGAGGACTGGGAATGGTAGCAATCGGTGTAGGAGGTGCTGATGCAGTAGATGTAATGGCAGGAATGGCATGGGAACTTAAAATGCCTAAACTTATCGGAGTAAAATTAACCGGTAAAATGAGCGGATGGACTTCTGCAAAAGATGTTATCTTAAAAGTAGCAGGAATCCTTACTGTAAAAGGAGGAACAGGATGCATCGTAGAATATTTCGGTGAAGGTGCTGAATCCCTTTCCGCTACAGGTAAAGGAACTATCTGCAACATGGGTGCTGAAATCGGAGCTACAACTTCTACTTTCGGATATGATGATTCTATGAGAAGATATCTTTCCGCTACAGGAAGACAGGATGTAGTAGATGCTGCTGATAAAATCGCTGAACACTTAACAGGTGATGCTGAAGTATATGCTAACCCTGAACAATATTTCGACCAATTAATAGAAATTAACCTTTCTGAACTGACTCCACACTTAAACGGACCTTTCACTCCGGACTTGGCGACTCCGGTTGCTGAATTCAGATCTAAAGCTGAAGCTAACGGATGGCCTTTAGAAGTTGAGTGGGCTCTTATCGGTTCTTGTACCAACTCTTCTTATGAAGATTTATCAAGAGCTGCTTCTATCGTAGAAGATGCAGTATCAAAAGGAGTAAAACCTAAAGCTATATTAGGAATCAACCCTGGTTCTGAGCAGGTAAAATTCACAGCAGAAAGAGATGGTTTCTTAGATTCTTTCAGAAAATTTGAAAACGCAAGAATCTTTACTAATGCTTGTGGACCATGTATCGGACAATGGGATAGAGAAGGCGCTGAAAAAGGAGAGAAAAACTCTATTATTCACTCTTTCAACAGAAACTTCGCCAAAAGAGCTGACGGTAACCCAAATACCCACGCATTCGTAGCTTCTCCTGAAATGGTAGCTGCTGTGGCGATCTCAGGTAGACTAGACTTCAACCCGATTACAGATACATTAACTAACGAAGCAGGTGAACAGGTAAAACTTGACGAGCCTAAAGGTTATGAACTTCCTTCAAAAGGATTCGCGGTAGACGATAACGGATATCAGGCTCCATCTGAAGATGGTTCAAGCGTTGTTGTGAACGTAAGCCCTACTTCAGACAGACTTCAGTTATTAGAAGAATTCCCGGCTTGGGATGGTAAAAACATTGAAGGAGCTAAAGTATTGATCAAAGCTTTCGGGAAATGTACTACTGACCACATTTCTATGGCTGGACCATGGTTGAAATACAGAGGTCACTTAGACAATATTTCAAACAACATGTTGATTGGGGCTGTAAATGCTTACAACATGGAAACCAATAAAGTTAAAAATGAATTAACCGGTGAATACGGTGAAGTTCCGGCTGTGCAAAGAGCTTACAAAGCGGCAGGCGTTCCAACAATCGTTGTGGGAGACCAGAACTATGGTGAGGGTTCTTCAAGAGAGCACGCTGCCATGGAGCCTAGACATCTGGGTGTAAAAGCAGTATTGGTAAAATCATTTGCGAGAATCCATGAAACCAACCTTAAAAAACAAGGAATGCTTGGAATCACTTTCGCTAATGAAGCTGATTATGATAAAATCCAGGAAGATGACACTGTTAACTTCTTAGATCTTGATCAGTTTGCTCCAGGAAAACAGTTGACTTTAGAATTCGTTCATGCTGACGGAACTAAAGACATCATCATGGCCAACCACACTTACAACGATCAGCAGATTGATTGGTTTAAGGCTGGTTCTGCTCTGAACCTGATCAAACAACAGGAAAAATAA